Sequence from the Amaranthus tricolor cultivar Red isolate AtriRed21 chromosome 1, ASM2621246v1, whole genome shotgun sequence genome:
TCTGtgttagttaaattcttattattgGTTATGTTATTGGCGATCTTGGTTGATTGATTGATTTGTAGTACAAGTTAAGTAAGTTTGCTGCTTCAAAAATTTGTGTTGCTGTTGTGTAAAGTCTGGGTTTATAATGTATGGGTTTTTTTGTAtgttgtttgtttgttgataAGCATGTCAAAACAAAAACGAAGACCTCCAAAATCTCCATTTTCAATGCCAAATCTTCCAATAATTCAAGGATATACTCAACTCTCACCATCTTCATCCTCAACTCCATCTTCAACTCCAATTATTTCACCGGGATTTTCAATCTCTTCTTCATGTAGTGCGAATTCATGTCCAAGTGTGGgtaagttatgaataaatttgtttttttttttataaattagtttaactgaatgtttttttataaattagtctAATGTTTAATTTTGCTAAGTCAGTCATTGAGTAATCAGCTTGATACAAACTTGTTTCTTTGTCTTTATGAATAGAAGAGCAAGCAGCTACAAACAACATGAATGTGCGATTGTCCGaatgtaaaaaaagaaaatggactTCTCCTGTTTGGAAGGATTATGATTGTTTTGATGGTCACATGTTTGAGGACAATATTCCAAGAGCTCTTTGTAAATATTGCAAACAAGGTCCTATTCTTGCTCATTCTACTAATGGAACCAAAAATTTTAAGCGTCATAGTGAGTCTTGCTTTGCACGAGCTACTTttgaaattaacaaacaaaaaaagggtAAGAAAGACAAGGGTGATCTAAAACATTTTGACCCTTCCACGTATAAGCAATTAGTGGCTAGGGCAATTATAAGACATGGTTATTCCTTTACATTTGCTGAAGATGCTGGAAATCGAGCTATACATAGCTTCTTAAATGaagattgtaaatttatttgtcGAAAAACCGCTAAGAAGTATTGCTTAGAAGtccataaaaatgaaaaacttaagttgaAGAAACAAATGAGCATTGGGGTGTCTTCAAAATTTTGCTTAACTACTGATATGTGGCATTCGATTGTGGATGAGGGTTATCTTTCATTAACTGCAcattatattgatgatgattgGAAGTTACACAATAAGATTATTGCCTTTTGTCATGTCCCCCCTCCTCATAATGCCAACATGATACATGAGAGGTTAATTGCAATTATAAAAGAATGGAAGCTTCAACAAAAGGTGTTCTCTATCACATTAGACAATGCTAAGTACAATGATAATATGCAAAAATTGCTTGCTCATAGTCTAAGTGTGTATAATCCATTGCTTGCTTATGGTGATTATTTTCATGTTCGTTGTGGTGCTCATATTTTGAACTTAATTGTTCAAGATGGTTTGAAGGTCATTGGAgatgaaataaaaacaataaagaccTTGGTTAAGTATATAAATGGTTCTGAAGTACGAAAAGCAAAGTTGAGGGAGTGTGCAATTGGTATTGGTGTTAGTATTTGGTTGGATTGTCCTATAAGATGGAATTCTACCTATAGGATGCTTGAAAGGACATTGATTTATTGTCCTTGTTATGAAAACCTGAAAAGAATTGACAAAGACCTTCCTAATATTCCTACACATGATGATTGGTCAAAggttaaaaaaattgttgcacttttaaaaacttttgatgatataacaaaACAGTTTTCGGGGAGAAATTATCCAACTGCCAACTTGTACTTTAAAAGTGTGTGGAGAATGGAATGTTTGTTGATACAATATGCTGATAGTGAAGATGAGTTATTAAAAGATATGGCaaagaatatgaaaaataaatttgataaatattgggAAAATTATAGTGTTGTTCTTTCTTTTGCTGCCATGATGGATCCTcgttataaatttcaattgatcaaatattgttttgaacACTTGGATCCTCAAAATGGGTCCTGGAAAGCCAACCAAGTCAAAGACAAACTCTATGATTTATTTGCGGAGTATGTAAGTAATGATAATCCCTATGACCGTGAAGCTAGTAGTCATGTCGTGGATGATGATCTTCctgtaagtattttttttttttttaagttttttataattgtattgttattattttaaccttctaATTACTAGTACTTTGATAGGGATTTTCATCTTTTGCTGGAGGGACTAGTGCAAATTTGTCACAATTAGATATTTATCTTGAGGAGTCTAGGCTTGATCATCATCTTGAACTAGATGTATTGCAATGGTGGAAAACAAATGAAACTCGACATGCACAGGTTGCGCGTATGGCAAGGGATTTATTAGCCATTCCAATTACTACTGTTGCATCCGAGTCAGCGTTTAGCTTAGGAGGTAGAGTGCTTACTAAGTATAGAGCTTCTCTTCAACCGGATACTGCTGAGGCTTTAATTACTAGTCGTAGTTGGCTATTTGGTTATAAAGTAAAAGAAGgtaaatttatcaattatttgagttttgaatgcaaataatatgatcttcaattcgTTAAACTAAAACTATAGtttattttgtgaatttgttttatgttgatAGATCcacttgaaaatggattagaggTTGATCTTCCACCAATGTGTAATGAAGAAGCTAACAAAGAtttagaagatgaagatgaagatgaaaaagaagatgaaggcGAAGAAGAAAATCTAAATGAAGATGAAGTGTTTGAACAATTTGCTATTTAACATGttcttatttatacttttaaattgattcatttggatattttttttttgtagtatgatgcattttagacattttaatgattttttttttatgttgagttagtcgattggatattctgatgttttatggtaacccgttggatcAATCCGAACcgacccgaaacccagagtgatctgacctgaaactgacccgatccgaaactgacccgacccgaaaatgacccgaccgaaattaatccgacccaaaacccgaccgaccgaccgttttcccaggtctagttgTAATATATCTTTTTGTAATTGTTTAATAACTTAGTATGGGACTAAGAAATAATTCCTATTACTATTTACTTCTTAAATGTAAGTTATAAGTCTCAACCGTACACTAAAAACCATGATAAGTTGATAACCATAACACTagaacaaacaaaacaattgtATAAGATTTAATCCTAATGCCGATATCACTAAAAACAATCAGCTTTAACTACCAGATTTTACCAACAACGTCTATAATTTCCCTACAATTAATGATCTCAATATtatctaatattaattttatttactattttgGTTTAGATTTGTAGAACTAGATTCAAAAGCTAAGGCAGTATTTGTAAGATCTAAATTAGTTCTCTCTAGTATATTCTATGCTTCAAAATTTAACAGAAAAAGAACAATACTAAACAAATAACATTAACGAAAtaacttacaattttatttaatgaaACCTTATTGGCCAATTGGTTATGTTTATAGACTTTTCAAccttttaaatttgctacacaattttttaaaagttcttaTTTTAATTTGCGATACGGGGCAAATATATTCATAGAATATTCCCTCTGTTTTATAGTATTCTTTCCAttcatcattattttatttCCCAATGTAACTTTAAAGATCATATAAGTTAAATTGTGTGTTtctaaaaaatatgaaaagcaTAATGTTTAGAATATACTTGAAGATTGTAATGTTTGCTTAAAGGTTGTAATCGATCAGTATATGAGGTTGTTTGGTACATCAAATTTGATGTTTAGTAACAGAATCAATAAGCCATTTGTGTTACCAAATGTTTGGTAAGATATGTTCGATAACCCAATTCCTTACTTTGAGATAACATAATCCGATAGTTTGATTCCCCTTCTCTTTGAGTGGTAATAGATCAACCACCCCTCTTAACTCAAGTGTTTCCATTACATTGTTATACCAAACAACCATTAACAATAATTCTTATTATTccaattattattacaaatataataatgcaaaatacaaattataatgTGGGAATGTATTTTCCTTTTGTTGATggctaaaataaaacttacacaAAATACAATCAAAATAAACTTGAAGATAAAGTTTGTAACGACAACCGTTACCCGAAAACTTAATACTTATTGTAGGCGTGTAATCACTTTCCTTTTGTCATATTTCCCCCACATAGGTACTTGGGTTTTGACTTGGAAATTCACAACAAGATACAAACAACACAGCACACTCTTAGTACTTAGGGTATTTCACTTAATgacaaagtgtttgatgaattataaactTTGGAAATTTTATCAAGAAGTTTATAATTCTTTTTGAAAGAACAAAAGTAAGAGAGAAAGCAAGGATAAAAGAATTTAGAAAGTAAGTGTGTGTGATATCCTTCCCCAAGCCCATATTTATACTAGTTCAAGTATACCAAAGGGTCATGGACATTTCATCACCCATTGATGATCAAGTATAATGATCATCAATTAATACCATTATAACTATGGTATTAATGAGCATTATTCCACACTATTAAGTCACTTGTACGTAACTCCAGAATAAAAGTTGAACAAGAATAGAAtctaatgctcattgatcaaagaatacAAAAAGGCACATTTGGCCTGTCAAAActaaaagccgagtcggcttttgttCCTCCCATAGGAAAGTCGACTCGACTTTTCTTATTGGTCAAAATGTTTAATCCAGTACCTAAAGTCGAGTTGACTTTAGGCCCTTTATCAGGAAAGACAAGTCGGCTTTTTTTGCTGACTCGATTTTCCACTTTGTCTTTTGTTGTCCTTCCCTTTTTACCCCTTTAGACCTTGTATTTCTAGTACTCTTTGTCCCACTACTATTTGTAGTACTTAGTGAATGATTTAATATACGCTAAATGTTCAACACTTATTCCTACTTTTGAGTTTTCTTTTTGTTCGCTTTCCATTTCTTATGCCTAACACTCCTTAAGAttataattactttaaaaaattaaatatacataaaaacAAGATAATGGAGATAGTCGACCATAAGATATGATTTGAGAATTTGTACGTGAAAATTTTGGTTTGGAAATTTTGGTACTTTTAAAGAGATAGTATTGAGTATGTTTGGCCTCTCTTGGCCTTTCAGTTCATCAAAACACACTAATTAGGGGAATGCATAATAGAACAAAAGCATGAGCTTTTGATAATGGATTGCTCCAAATTACTTTCTGGTTTGCGTCCGAACTTGTTCTTCCACCTTTCTTTTCATACGAATATTCCCCTCTCATTTATGTTGCTGTCATACCAGACAATTCACATCATCTCTCACTTTTATACTTCTACTACGTAAAATTACTTCACATATACGTACACTTGTTCATACAAACTTCATTCCACAAAAATTATTAGCTTTTGCATTACTTATTTTCAATTTCTCATTTCAATATTCGGAAGAACACCACTTGCCAATGTCGCGCATAATTAACTATATGTTCTATTTAATTTGCACCTTAAATTAGTTTTATagtaataaaattcaaaataaaataaatcttaaTCCATTTTTTTCAAATCCGACAAATACAACACCTAAAtatcaatcaaaatcaaaagtatcTCTTGATACAACCCAAAACACGATTATTTTACACCTGTATAACGTGagaaataacttataaaaaactTTACAATGCAGTCAAGCGATGCGATGGGGCCTTATTTTACATTATGCATTCAACACACCAAGCTTCGCCATTGGTAATTAGATAGCATACCTAAAGGATTACTAAAATACAAGAAAAGTATAACTAATAtgtatacataatattatatacaatcATTTTGTGTATACCGAAGGGTTCTTAAAAAGGAACAAAAAAGCTGTGTATAAGTCACGGTAAACTCTAAACGCGATCTTGTTGCTTCTATTtcttatacatgtatatatagatcTATCTTTCTCAAACTACCCATATGCATATGTACATATACCATGCACCAAAGAAAGATACGTGCTATCTTTGTATAATATACAGTGCACTATTACGACCTGGGAGTATGATATCATGTGGAAGAACCACCTTAACTAACAACTTAAACTAATGATTGTAGCTCCATAATATCTTGTACACTCATTTTAATAGGTTTAGTATTGGATGATGAGCGCCCCAAGTGGAGCTCGATGAGGTATCCCTTTTCTGCGTTTGGCGGATTTGTAATTAACTCCGGCTGAACCGGAGCCAGAGGATGTTGTTCTTGGTGGTGTTGATGGTGAAAAGTTTTGTAGCTTCTTCTTGTAACTGTAACTGTAATTGTGATTGTACTTAATGGCCCCCTTCTCATTGTAGTAGTTATTTAAGGATTCTTCGGAGTCTGAATTTGTATGTTCTGTTTCTCCAATCCTCTTCCTTTTCAAGTTTTCAGTCCAAAACTTTTTTGATGTTCCATTTAtctgaaaatttaataaaatgtacaaaaaaattGTAAGAAATATAAAACTCAGAATAAACATTTGAGAAGTATAATGCATAGTTTTTTCCAAATTGTTCTATTTCAAGCAGTACAGGTACGGACAATGTCAATATATTATCGGGAAAACATGAGTGCACAAACTCCATAACCGAAGGAAATtacttccaaaaataaccatatgGCTATGGGATGAAGGACatcaataacttataaattatacaTACAATCACACCATTTTTCGTTTATCAAAGTGAAATAAACCATCTCGATAAACCCACTAAAGTCTTTTTACCTCGTCTATACATTTTATGAATCTCTAATATCATTCATAAAATCCGTCTcactttttttattactaaatattcacattttttaaaaaaaagattcgATTTCTCGTTGAAGCTAATCAATATCCACACAAttgaatcaataaaaaataattttaatgtgTCATTCGATCTACACTCAAT
This genomic interval carries:
- the LOC130820858 gene encoding zinc finger BED domain-containing protein DAYSLEEPER-like, with protein sequence MAKNMKNKFDKYWENYSVVLSFAAMMDPRYKFQLIKYCFEHLDPQNGSWKANQVKDKLYDLFAEYVSNDNPYDREASSHVVDDDLPGFSSFAGGTSANLSQLDIYLEESRLDHHLELDVLQWWKTNETRHAQVARMARDLLAIPITTVASESAFSLGGRVLTKYRASLQPDTAEALITSRSWLFGYKVKEDPLENGLEVDLPPMCNEEANKDLEDEDEDEKEDEGEEENLNEDEVFEQFAI